One Archangium lipolyticum genomic region harbors:
- the folD gene encoding bifunctional methylenetetrahydrofolate dehydrogenase/methenyltetrahydrofolate cyclohydrolase FolD: MAQLIDGKAVAARVRAEVKAEVEQLKASRGLVPGLTVVRVGEDPASKIYVTGKKKAAEEVGFNSWEEHPDESITEDALLAIIDRLNKDPAVHGILVQLPLPKHIDSERIISAVRPEKDADGFHPMNAGKLSLGKPALRPCTPFGVMRLLQEVGCNPAGKRAVVVGRSNIVGKPMALMLLQADATVTVCHRKSDLKFEVGMADIVVAAVGVPELIKGEWIKPGAVVIDVGMNRMPDGKLKGDVEFEKAKERASFITPVPGGVGPMTIAMLMRNTLDAAKAT, from the coding sequence ATGGCCCAGTTGATCGACGGAAAAGCGGTGGCGGCGCGGGTGCGGGCGGAGGTGAAGGCGGAAGTGGAGCAGCTCAAGGCCTCGCGAGGCCTGGTGCCGGGACTGACGGTGGTCCGGGTGGGGGAGGATCCCGCCTCGAAGATCTACGTCACCGGCAAGAAGAAGGCCGCCGAGGAGGTGGGCTTCAACTCGTGGGAGGAGCACCCGGACGAGAGCATCACCGAGGACGCGCTGTTGGCGATCATCGACAGGCTCAACAAGGATCCGGCGGTGCACGGCATCCTGGTGCAGTTGCCGCTGCCCAAGCACATCGACTCGGAGCGGATCATCTCGGCGGTGAGGCCGGAGAAGGACGCGGACGGCTTCCACCCGATGAACGCGGGCAAGCTGTCGCTGGGCAAGCCGGCGCTCAGGCCGTGCACGCCATTCGGGGTGATGCGGCTGCTGCAGGAGGTGGGGTGCAACCCCGCCGGCAAGCGGGCGGTGGTGGTGGGGCGCAGCAACATCGTGGGCAAGCCGATGGCGCTGATGCTGCTTCAGGCGGACGCCACCGTGACGGTGTGCCACCGCAAGAGCGACCTGAAGTTCGAGGTTGGGATGGCGGACATCGTGGTGGCGGCGGTGGGCGTGCCGGAGCTGATCAAGGGCGAGTGGATCAAGCCCGGGGCGGTGGTGATCGACGTCGGCATGAACAGGATGCCGGACGGCAAGCTCAAGGGCGACGTGGAGTTCGAGAAGGCCAAGGAGCGCGCGTCCTTCATCACGCCGGTGCCCGGAGGCGTGGGGCCGATGACGATCGCCATGCTGATGCGCAACACCCTGGACGCGGCCAAGGCTACGTGA
- a CDS encoding arabinose ABC transporter substrate-binding protein — MAGALAVLVVSAAATAADVKIGFVIKQPEEPWFQDEWKFADIAAKEKGFTLVKIGAEDGEKALSALDNLGAQGAQGVIICTPDVKLGPGLVARAKANQLKLMTVDDRLVNSKGKPLEDVPHMGISATKIGEAVGQAIVDQIKARGWNMKEVGAIRVSYDQLPTAKDRVEGAISVLKQNGFVAQNVFDAPQAKTDTEAALNAATVVLNKNPTIKKWVAFGLNDEAVLGAVRATEAAGLKAGDVVAVGIGGSDAAINEFKKPSPTGFYGSVIISPKRHGYETAINMYNWVTANKEPEKLILTSGKLATRDTYKAVRKELGLE; from the coding sequence ATGGCCGGTGCCCTGGCCGTGCTCGTGGTGTCGGCCGCCGCCACCGCCGCGGATGTCAAGATTGGCTTCGTGATCAAGCAGCCCGAGGAGCCCTGGTTCCAGGACGAGTGGAAGTTCGCGGACATCGCGGCCAAGGAGAAGGGCTTCACCCTCGTCAAGATTGGCGCGGAGGACGGTGAGAAGGCCCTGTCCGCCCTCGACAACCTGGGCGCGCAGGGCGCGCAGGGTGTCATCATCTGCACCCCCGACGTCAAGCTGGGGCCGGGCCTGGTGGCTCGCGCCAAGGCCAATCAGCTCAAGCTCATGACGGTCGATGACCGCCTGGTGAACAGCAAGGGGAAGCCGCTCGAGGACGTGCCGCACATGGGCATCTCGGCCACCAAGATTGGCGAGGCCGTCGGCCAGGCCATCGTGGATCAGATCAAGGCGCGTGGCTGGAACATGAAGGAGGTCGGTGCGATCCGCGTCTCCTACGACCAGCTGCCCACCGCGAAGGACCGCGTCGAGGGCGCCATCTCCGTGCTGAAGCAGAATGGCTTCGTGGCGCAGAACGTCTTCGACGCGCCGCAGGCCAAGACCGACACCGAGGCGGCGCTCAACGCCGCCACCGTGGTCCTCAACAAGAACCCCACCATCAAGAAGTGGGTGGCCTTCGGCCTCAACGACGAGGCCGTGCTCGGCGCCGTCCGCGCGACCGAGGCGGCCGGCCTCAAGGCCGGGGACGTGGTGGCCGTGGGCATCGGCGGCTCGGACGCGGCCATCAACGAGTTCAAGAAGCCCTCGCCGACCGGCTTCTACGGCAGCGTGATCATCTCGCCGAAGCGTCACGGCTATGAGACCGCGATCAACATGTACAACTGGGTGACCGCCAACAAGGAGCCGGAGAAGCTCATCCTCACCTCCGGCAAGCTCGCCACCCGCGACACGTACAAGGCCGTCC
- a CDS encoding trans-sulfuration enzyme family protein translates to MKIESQLAQIGSVSDSVTGAVSVPVHHATAFRHPRLGQSTGFDYSRTKSPTRAVLEEAIARLESGDAGFACSSGMAALQLVFSLFGQGSHLLVSHDLYGGTYRLLEKVLSRYGISATYVDTNDLDELQANLRPQTKAVLIETPSNPLMRLTDLDKVCRWARARELTSIVDNTLMTPFFQRPIELGADIVVHSATKYLGGHNDVLAGLVVTRVKALSEQIAFLHNSIGAVLGPQDCWLLMRGMKTLALRMERHQENALRIATWLAAHPLVESVFHPGLESHPGYALQKRQASGNTGIFSFKLKDARLVEPLLRHVRLIAFAESLGGVESLMTYPSVQTHADIPEELRRRVGVDDRLLRYSVGIEHVDDLISDLSQSLDAARREVDGGACTR, encoded by the coding sequence ATGAAGATCGAAAGTCAGCTGGCGCAGATTGGTTCCGTTTCAGACTCGGTGACGGGCGCGGTCAGCGTCCCCGTCCATCACGCCACCGCCTTCCGGCATCCCCGCCTGGGGCAGAGCACGGGGTTCGACTACTCGCGGACGAAGAGCCCCACGCGGGCCGTCCTGGAGGAGGCGATCGCCCGGCTCGAGTCGGGGGACGCCGGCTTCGCCTGTAGCTCGGGCATGGCGGCACTCCAGCTCGTCTTCTCCCTGTTCGGCCAGGGCTCGCACCTGCTCGTCTCGCACGACCTGTATGGGGGAACGTACCGGCTGCTGGAGAAGGTGCTGTCCCGCTACGGAATCTCCGCGACCTACGTCGACACCAATGACCTGGACGAGCTCCAGGCGAACCTCCGGCCCCAGACGAAGGCGGTGTTGATCGAAACGCCCAGCAACCCGCTGATGCGGCTCACGGACCTCGACAAGGTCTGCCGCTGGGCCAGGGCGCGCGAGCTGACCTCCATCGTGGACAACACGCTGATGACCCCCTTCTTCCAGCGTCCCATCGAGCTGGGAGCGGACATCGTCGTCCACAGCGCCACCAAGTACCTGGGTGGACACAACGACGTGCTGGCGGGGCTCGTGGTGACGCGGGTCAAGGCGCTGTCCGAGCAGATCGCCTTCCTGCACAACTCCATCGGGGCCGTGCTGGGGCCGCAGGACTGCTGGCTGCTCATGCGCGGGATGAAGACGCTGGCGCTGAGGATGGAGCGCCACCAGGAGAACGCCCTCCGCATCGCCACCTGGCTGGCGGCGCATCCGCTCGTCGAGAGCGTCTTCCACCCGGGCCTCGAGAGCCATCCGGGTTACGCGCTCCAGAAGCGGCAGGCCTCGGGGAACACGGGCATCTTCTCCTTCAAGTTGAAGGACGCCCGCCTCGTCGAGCCGCTCCTGCGCCACGTCCGGCTGATCGCCTTCGCGGAGAGCCTCGGCGGGGTGGAGTCCCTGATGACCTATCCCTCGGTGCAGACCCACGCGGACATTCCGGAGGAGCTGCGCCGGCGCGTGGGCGTGGATGACCGGCTGCTCCGGTACTCGGTGGGAATCGAGCACGTGGACGACCTGATCTCCGACCTGTCCCAGTCACTCGACGCGGCCCGCCGGGAGGTCGACGGCGGCGCCTGTACCCGGTGA
- a CDS encoding aminotransferase class I/II-fold pyridoxal phosphate-dependent enzyme → MIQLKETPRPRQKLATRVLHSASGVDPRTGASSIPLYQASTFHHASLENPPEYDYTRSGNPTRQALEDTIAELEGGVRGFAFSSGMAAISCAFMLLSKGDHVICSEDVYGGTYRLLTAILGRMGIETTFVDTTDLDRLEAARQPNTRAVFLETPSNPTLKITDIAAVAEWARKQGLLTMLDNTFMTPCLQRPLELGIDIVLHSATKFLGGHSDVLAGLAVVGNEKLGQELKYLQNALGGVLGVQDSWLLMRGMKTLLARMEFAERSARTLADWLTRQSSVTRVYYPGLPEHPGRAIHERQSQGYGAIVSFDVGSGERARQVLDRVSVPLVAVSLGAVESILSYPAMMSHAAMPREVRLQRGIGDGLLRYSVGLEAVEDLIADLEQALDAG, encoded by the coding sequence ATGATCCAACTCAAAGAGACCCCTCGTCCCCGCCAGAAGCTGGCCACCCGGGTACTCCACTCCGCCTCGGGGGTGGATCCGCGCACGGGCGCTTCCAGCATCCCGCTGTACCAGGCCTCCACCTTCCACCACGCCTCGCTCGAGAACCCTCCGGAGTACGACTACACCCGCTCCGGCAACCCGACCCGCCAGGCGCTCGAGGACACCATCGCCGAGCTGGAGGGCGGTGTCCGGGGCTTCGCCTTCTCCTCGGGGATGGCGGCGATCTCCTGCGCCTTCATGCTGCTCTCCAAGGGCGACCACGTCATCTGCTCCGAGGACGTGTATGGCGGGACGTACCGGCTGCTGACGGCCATCCTCGGACGGATGGGCATCGAGACGACCTTCGTCGATACGACGGACCTGGACAGGCTCGAGGCCGCGCGCCAGCCGAACACGCGGGCGGTGTTCCTGGAGACTCCGTCCAACCCGACCCTGAAGATCACCGACATCGCCGCGGTGGCGGAGTGGGCCCGGAAGCAGGGCCTGCTGACGATGCTGGACAACACCTTCATGACGCCCTGTCTCCAGCGTCCCCTGGAGCTGGGCATCGACATCGTGCTGCACAGCGCGACCAAGTTCCTCGGGGGACACAGCGACGTGCTGGCCGGGCTGGCGGTGGTGGGCAACGAGAAGCTGGGCCAGGAGCTCAAGTACCTCCAGAACGCCCTGGGCGGCGTGCTGGGAGTCCAGGACTCGTGGCTGCTGATGCGCGGGATGAAGACGCTCCTGGCCCGGATGGAGTTCGCCGAGCGGAGCGCGCGGACGCTCGCGGATTGGCTGACCCGTCAGTCCTCGGTGACGCGGGTCTACTACCCCGGGTTGCCGGAGCACCCCGGCCGGGCCATCCACGAGCGGCAGTCCCAGGGCTACGGGGCCATCGTGTCCTTCGACGTCGGCTCCGGGGAGCGCGCGAGACAGGTGCTCGATCGCGTCTCGGTCCCCCTGGTGGCGGTCAGCCTGGGCGCGGTGGAGAGCATCCTGTCCTACCCGGCGATGATGTCGCACGCGGCCATGCCACGCGAGGTCCGGCTCCAGCGGGGAATCGGGGATGGGTTGCTGCGCTACTCCGTGGGCCTGGAGGCGGTCGAGGATCTCATCGCGGACCTTGAGCAGGCGCTCGACGCGGGATGA
- a CDS encoding TerB family tellurite resistance protein: MAPGKVLGAMLGLAIGMLIGGPLPIVLLIIVGIFLGHQVDELHLLPSESAGEGEPLSRSVLNTAAQDHFARHLCALFIEVARADGDVVRDEVRVVREYFADELKYGPEALGLVRRYLKEHLARPPSLEDSAAACREELPTAERLLLLDALYTLALVDGSLHRAEQDTLRRVSQGLGLSEEDFRSVTARHFGDGDVHYSRLGLTPEASDADIKKAYRQLAAAHHPDRVAHLGQGAVQQASRRFQEIKEAYEELRRLRGL; the protein is encoded by the coding sequence GTGGCACCAGGAAAAGTTCTCGGAGCGATGCTCGGGCTGGCCATCGGCATGTTGATCGGCGGACCCCTGCCCATCGTCCTGCTCATCATCGTTGGCATCTTCCTCGGCCACCAGGTCGACGAGCTGCACCTTCTGCCCTCCGAGTCCGCCGGGGAAGGTGAGCCCCTCTCCCGTTCCGTCCTCAACACCGCCGCGCAGGACCACTTCGCCCGCCACCTGTGCGCCCTCTTCATCGAGGTGGCCCGCGCCGATGGGGACGTCGTGCGCGACGAGGTGCGCGTGGTCCGCGAGTACTTCGCCGATGAGCTCAAGTATGGCCCCGAGGCCCTCGGCCTCGTCCGCCGCTACCTCAAGGAGCACCTCGCCCGGCCGCCCTCGCTGGAGGACTCCGCCGCCGCCTGCCGCGAGGAGCTGCCCACCGCCGAGCGCCTCCTGCTGCTCGATGCCCTCTACACCCTCGCGCTCGTCGACGGGAGCCTCCATCGCGCCGAGCAGGACACCCTTCGCCGTGTCTCCCAGGGACTTGGGCTCTCCGAGGAGGACTTCCGCTCCGTCACCGCGCGCCACTTCGGCGACGGTGACGTCCACTACTCCCGGCTCGGCCTCACCCCCGAGGCCAGCGACGCGGACATCAAGAAGGCCTACCGCCAGCTCGCCGCCGCCCACCACCCGGATCGCGTCGCCCACCTCGGCCAGGGAGCCGTCCAGCAGGCGTCGCGCCGCTTCCAGGAGATCAAGGAAGCCTATGAGGAGCTCCGCCGTCTGCGCGGGTTGTGA